In Candidatus Bathyarchaeota archaeon, the following proteins share a genomic window:
- a CDS encoding DedA family protein, translated as MSNTGGKVNLLKLSWVRTSLIFGLVFLVVGLTVIFIIKFFDMSKMQFLLNAKSFVREYGFIGIFFMTILAGTIVPLGSPALVVAAASFGLNPVSLALTAATGFTIGMMINYFLAYRLGRPYIKKKVGVKELEVVTVLWNRWGWVLYVLFGVIPVLPVEFLALVCGLLKTRIQTFLVLSFTPRFFVFMLLAHFGEALGSWVGLI; from the coding sequence GTGAGCAACACCGGCGGAAAAGTAAACCTATTGAAACTTTCATGGGTTAGAACATCCCTAATTTTTGGGTTAGTGTTTCTTGTCGTTGGTTTAACAGTCATCTTCATTATCAAATTTTTTGACATGAGCAAAATGCAATTTCTTTTGAATGCCAAAAGTTTTGTCAGGGAATACGGTTTTATAGGGATATTTTTCATGACAATTTTGGCTGGGACAATAGTGCCTCTTGGAAGCCCCGCCCTTGTAGTGGCTGCCGCCTCTTTTGGGCTTAATCCGGTTTCGCTTGCCTTAACAGCTGCTACTGGTTTTACGATAGGAATGATGATAAATTATTTTCTGGCTTACCGTCTTGGGAGACCGTATATTAAAAAGAAAGTGGGTGTTAAGGAACTCGAAGTGGTGACGGTTTTGTGGAACAGGTGGGGTTGGGTTCTCTACGTCTTGTTTGGAGTCATTCCAGTGTTGCCAGTGGAGTTCCTTGCGTTGGTATGCGGGCTTTTGAAGACGCGTATTCAGACATTTTTGGTTTTAAGCTTCACACCTAGATTTTTTGTTTTTATGTTGCTCGCGCATTTTGGTGAAGCATTAGGCAGCTGGGTTGGGCTTATTTGA
- a CDS encoding thiolase domain-containing protein yields the protein MILFQGVWRKVKLKGKPLASIVSAGLSRFGKLEGLCAREIFAQAAKEAYERCPRLDPKKDIKALFIGHMGESYEHQGHTGAIAADWAGVLHIPATRTEAACSSSGVALRAAVYAVASGLCDVVMVGGVEKMTHRSTPEVTEFLAMAADFPFEQWHGLTFPGLYALIATAHMHRYGTTEAQLAHVAVKNHYNGSLNPKAHIQKEITLEQALSSRVIAWPLKLFDCSLITDGASCLILTRPELAKKYTDAPVHIIGSGQACDMIGLYEREELTSLKAAKLAAKQAYEMAGVKPEDIDVAEVHDCFTIAEIVAYEDLGFCKPGEGGRLAESGETSLKGRIPVNTSGGLKAKGHPVGATGTAQAYEIYLQLTGQAEKRQVADAEIGLSHNVGGSGATATVHIYKRG from the coding sequence ATGATTCTTTTCCAAGGTGTCTGGAGGAAAGTTAAGTTGAAGGGAAAACCTCTGGCCTCGATAGTTTCTGCAGGCTTATCAAGATTTGGAAAACTGGAAGGGCTGTGTGCCCGCGAAATTTTCGCCCAAGCTGCTAAAGAAGCCTATGAACGTTGTCCACGCTTAGATCCTAAAAAAGACATAAAAGCGTTATTCATTGGGCATATGGGAGAATCTTATGAACATCAGGGACACACCGGTGCTATAGCAGCAGACTGGGCTGGAGTGTTGCACATCCCGGCAACGAGAACCGAGGCTGCTTGCAGTTCTTCTGGAGTCGCACTTAGGGCAGCTGTATACGCTGTTGCTTCAGGTCTTTGTGATGTTGTTATGGTTGGTGGAGTTGAAAAAATGACTCATCGAAGCACACCTGAGGTTACCGAGTTTCTAGCAATGGCTGCAGATTTTCCATTTGAACAGTGGCATGGCTTAACTTTTCCAGGGTTGTATGCGCTTATAGCAACGGCACATATGCACAGGTACGGCACAACAGAGGCGCAGTTGGCGCATGTCGCCGTGAAAAACCATTATAATGGGAGCTTAAATCCGAAAGCGCATATTCAAAAGGAGATAACCCTTGAACAAGCCTTGTCATCACGAGTTATTGCTTGGCCTCTAAAACTTTTTGACTGCTCATTAATCACTGACGGGGCAAGCTGCCTAATACTGACACGGCCAGAATTGGCCAAAAAATACACAGACGCACCAGTCCATATAATCGGCAGCGGACAAGCATGTGATATGATAGGCTTGTACGAAAGAGAAGAGTTAACATCACTTAAAGCGGCTAAACTTGCTGCAAAACAAGCCTACGAAATGGCAGGTGTAAAACCAGAAGACATAGATGTAGCGGAAGTACATGACTGTTTTACCATAGCTGAAATAGTAGCATACGAAGACCTTGGCTTCTGCAAGCCCGGCGAGGGAGGACGCTTAGCCGAAAGCGGCGAAACATCGCTTAAGGGAAGGATACCTGTAAACACAAGCGGAGGATTGAAAGCAAAAGGCCACCCGGTAGGAGCAACAGGAACAGCTCAAGCATACGAAATATATTTGCAGCTTACTGGGCAAGCTGAAAAACGCCAAGTGGCAGACGCTGAGATAGGCTTGTCACATAACGTGGGTGGTTCAGGGGCAACAGCTACAGTTCACATTTATAAGCGGGGGTGA
- a CDS encoding AAA family ATPase produces MLISEVILENFMSYEYARVPFKPGVNVVCGPNGAGKSSLLLAISVALGQSYTERSRRLSDLIRWGKDQARVTLILDNSRRSGKRPVSKFNKDQIFLTRVLRRDGKYWFELENKAVSKQDVERLLAKLGVDPDNMLIIMHQNMVEQFTVLSPQEKLRMVEAAVGLEAYRENVLEAQKKLTRILSQEESISKLLESAEQTLNYWREQYERLQEKKQLIAKRRFLERELAWAEVNRRENILEELEAKREKEQALLRQIEAEAKTVEEHLLSRQSQLEKLRSEWREKLSGLISLEREKAGSQATISLCEQLMTETALIENEAVISGQRLKLLKTGSLKELMEISKQKISKLDEELNKRLSEIRIFEGHMEKVESQILDARVKLALLNYRMENVKANIEELDKELKDAKAQLDLALKKAEEGGPRIATIKSVGEILDEIRVTDGHLAALAGVSEDVERMYESYSQLYLELKEKARLVAENREKALVEVKTRMQAWRTVIQSLLDRVNLEYQKILAHSQAVGEIRLINEHDIEAAGLEILVGFKGGKPVPLNAYTQSGGERTTATMSFLLALQQHVRSPFRAVDEYDVHMDPKNRELIAQMLISTVKNADAQYVVITPSQITFAQDDVNIITVQNVEGKSIIKEVA; encoded by the coding sequence GTGCTGATAAGTGAAGTAATCCTTGAGAACTTCATGAGTTACGAGTATGCTAGGGTACCCTTTAAACCCGGTGTTAACGTTGTTTGCGGTCCTAATGGTGCTGGAAAATCTTCGCTTTTGTTGGCTATTTCGGTGGCTTTAGGTCAGTCCTATACTGAGCGTTCCAGAAGGTTGAGTGATTTGATCCGTTGGGGCAAAGATCAAGCTCGTGTTACGCTTATTTTGGATAATTCTAGGCGAAGCGGCAAACGGCCTGTTTCAAAGTTTAACAAGGATCAGATTTTTTTGACACGTGTCTTAAGACGGGATGGCAAGTACTGGTTTGAGCTTGAAAACAAGGCTGTCTCGAAGCAGGATGTGGAGAGGCTTTTAGCTAAGCTAGGCGTTGATCCGGACAACATGTTGATTATCATGCACCAAAACATGGTGGAACAGTTTACGGTGCTTTCCCCGCAGGAAAAGCTCCGCATGGTTGAAGCGGCTGTTGGACTTGAAGCTTACCGCGAAAATGTTTTAGAAGCCCAAAAAAAGCTTACCCGCATACTCAGCCAAGAAGAATCCATAAGCAAGCTTTTGGAGTCAGCGGAACAGACGCTTAATTACTGGCGGGAACAATACGAAAGACTTCAAGAAAAGAAGCAACTAATAGCTAAAAGACGCTTCCTGGAACGGGAACTTGCGTGGGCTGAGGTGAACCGCCGCGAAAACATTCTGGAAGAACTAGAAGCTAAACGTGAGAAAGAACAAGCATTACTGAGACAGATCGAAGCAGAAGCCAAAACAGTCGAAGAACATCTTCTAAGCCGGCAAAGTCAACTTGAAAAATTGAGAAGCGAATGGAGGGAAAAACTTAGCGGCCTCATAAGCCTTGAACGGGAGAAAGCTGGAAGTCAAGCTACAATTTCGCTTTGCGAACAACTAATGACAGAAACGGCACTTATAGAAAATGAAGCTGTGATCAGCGGGCAACGTTTGAAACTTTTAAAAACTGGAAGTCTAAAAGAGCTTATGGAAATTTCAAAACAGAAAATTTCTAAGCTGGATGAAGAATTGAATAAGAGACTTTCGGAAATCAGAATCTTTGAGGGACATATGGAAAAAGTTGAAAGTCAAATTCTAGACGCGCGGGTCAAGCTTGCGCTGCTGAATTACCGGATGGAGAACGTGAAGGCAAACATTGAAGAACTGGATAAGGAGCTTAAAGACGCAAAAGCCCAACTGGATTTAGCTCTCAAAAAGGCTGAGGAAGGTGGTCCAAGAATAGCTACTATTAAAAGCGTCGGCGAAATTTTGGATGAAATTCGTGTGACGGACGGACATTTGGCTGCTTTAGCTGGCGTTTCAGAAGATGTTGAACGCATGTATGAATCTTATTCGCAGCTTTACTTGGAGCTTAAGGAAAAGGCTAGGCTTGTGGCGGAAAACCGGGAAAAAGCCTTAGTAGAAGTTAAGACGCGAATGCAAGCTTGGCGAACCGTCATCCAAAGTCTGCTGGATCGTGTAAACTTGGAATACCAGAAGATTTTGGCGCATTCGCAAGCCGTTGGCGAAATTAGACTTATAAACGAGCATGACATTGAGGCGGCGGGACTTGAAATCTTGGTTGGCTTTAAGGGCGGCAAACCGGTGCCGCTTAACGCCTACACTCAAAGCGGGGGCGAAAGAACCACAGCCACCATGAGTTTTCTGTTAGCTTTACAGCAGCATGTACGCTCGCCCTTCCGCGCCGTAGACGAGTACGACGTACACATGGACCCCAAAAACCGTGAATTGATAGCTCAAATGCTCATTTCAACAGTCAAGAATGCAGATGCCCAGTACGTGGTGATCACGCCAAGCCAAATAACTTTCGCCCAAGATGACGTCAACATAATTACGGTTCAGAATGTTGAGGGTAAATCTATAATTAAAGAGGTTGCCTAA
- a CDS encoding zinc ribbon domain-containing protein — MNYKISVVEELAKFVFSKAFSAGLGFSIGLSTALLTSNAFKLPEKPVKQVIICPKCGGKNSPSNRFCWHCGRALYLKQSTCCPKCSLSMPLSVKFCWRCGSPLSEKSK, encoded by the coding sequence ATGAACTACAAAATCTCTGTTGTGGAAGAGTTAGCTAAGTTCGTTTTTAGTAAAGCCTTTTCAGCTGGTTTAGGTTTTTCCATAGGTCTGAGTACGGCATTATTGACATCTAATGCTTTTAAACTGCCGGAGAAACCAGTTAAACAAGTAATTATATGCCCAAAATGCGGTGGCAAGAACAGCCCTAGTAACAGGTTTTGCTGGCACTGCGGTAGGGCCTTATACTTGAAGCAGTCTACATGTTGTCCAAAGTGTAGTTTGTCCATGCCTCTAAGCGTGAAGTTTTGTTGGAGGTGCGGCTCTCCGTTAAGTGAGAAGTCGAAATAG
- a CDS encoding sulfite exporter TauE/SafE family protein, with translation MEDEHRPSLLKVLTALVFGLLLGVAAGLIGVGGGEFRMPVLLYAIGLPVLMAITVNLLVGLLTVIVSFFRRFQLGLLNGHCLNVALVMSATSIVGAYIGALLTGRIPEKLLKRVLAVFLIAIGLKIGLEPFVNFPFGFAFALSVWEEALIAALIGLVIGVISGALGVAGGEFRIPALIYVFGLDIVAAGTTSLLVSIPTVASGFLKHQNMGHMNRKAALIAIAMGAGSVVGAFVGASYAGVVEKEILKVLLGIILVLATVRMVTKP, from the coding sequence TTGGAAGATGAACACAGACCATCACTCCTCAAGGTTTTAACGGCACTTGTTTTCGGTTTGTTGCTTGGTGTAGCGGCTGGCTTAATAGGCGTCGGCGGAGGCGAGTTTAGAATGCCTGTACTACTTTACGCTATTGGTCTCCCTGTTCTGATGGCTATAACTGTAAACCTTCTGGTGGGCTTGTTAACGGTTATCGTCTCCTTTTTCAGGCGTTTTCAGCTTGGCTTGTTAAACGGACACTGTTTAAATGTGGCTTTAGTCATGTCAGCCACGTCTATCGTTGGAGCCTATATCGGAGCGCTTTTAACCGGAAGGATTCCGGAAAAGCTGTTAAAGCGTGTTTTGGCAGTATTTCTGATAGCGATAGGTTTGAAGATTGGTCTTGAGCCTTTTGTCAATTTCCCCTTTGGATTTGCATTTGCTTTAAGCGTTTGGGAGGAAGCCCTTATAGCAGCTTTAATCGGCTTAGTTATAGGAGTTATATCCGGAGCCCTTGGTGTAGCTGGCGGCGAGTTTAGAATACCAGCGCTCATATACGTTTTCGGTTTAGATATTGTTGCCGCAGGGACAACAAGCCTTCTTGTTTCAATACCAACAGTGGCCTCAGGCTTTCTGAAGCATCAAAACATGGGACACATGAATAGGAAAGCAGCCCTCATAGCAATTGCAATGGGCGCAGGCTCAGTTGTCGGCGCCTTCGTGGGCGCATCTTATGCAGGAGTTGTCGAGAAAGAAATTTTAAAGGTATTGCTCGGCATAATCCTTGTTTTGGCAACCGTGCGGATGGTAACTAAACCTTAG
- a CDS encoding DNA-directed RNA polymerase subunit H — MKEAEVDHGILIADGRYTNAAKQTAKKKRVELLPKTFPVFDIFEHKLVPKHEILTPEEREKLLAQYRVKPYQLPQIKASDPAAKAIGAKPGDILRIIRKSPTAGEHIAYRYVVE; from the coding sequence ATGAAAGAAGCCGAGGTAGACCATGGAATACTCATAGCAGACGGACGCTACACCAACGCCGCAAAACAAACCGCAAAGAAAAAACGCGTAGAACTTTTGCCAAAAACTTTCCCTGTTTTTGACATTTTCGAGCACAAGCTTGTGCCAAAACATGAAATCTTAACACCAGAGGAACGTGAAAAACTTCTAGCCCAATACAGAGTGAAACCATATCAGCTTCCACAAATAAAAGCTTCAGACCCGGCGGCCAAAGCCATAGGCGCAAAACCCGGTGATATCCTACGCATAATCCGAAAAAGTCCTACAGCAGGCGAACATATTGCTTACAGATACGTAGTAGAATAA
- a CDS encoding nitroreductase family protein, producing MEVFEAIQVRRSVRAYQPTPVPKETLLRILEAGRLAPSASNIQPWHFIVVTGLEKRKELAKARFAGFLKEAPVVIVGCGDQKASPKWFMVDVAIAMQNMVLTATSMGLGTCWVGSFDENYIREALKIPQNYRVVALLAIGYPRRKIDFTGATLHLIRRRKPLEKIVSFEEFGNRP from the coding sequence ATGGAAGTGTTTGAAGCTATTCAGGTGAGGCGCTCGGTAAGAGCTTACCAACCAACACCGGTGCCTAAAGAAACACTTCTACGGATTCTGGAAGCTGGTAGGCTTGCGCCTTCAGCCAGTAACATTCAGCCTTGGCACTTTATAGTTGTCACCGGCCTTGAGAAGCGGAAAGAACTTGCTAAAGCTAGGTTTGCAGGTTTCCTCAAAGAGGCGCCGGTCGTCATTGTTGGCTGCGGTGACCAGAAGGCTTCTCCTAAATGGTTTATGGTAGATGTTGCCATAGCCATGCAGAATATGGTTTTAACGGCTACAAGCATGGGGCTTGGTACATGTTGGGTTGGAAGCTTTGACGAAAATTATATTCGGGAAGCATTGAAAATCCCGCAGAACTATCGTGTTGTAGCGTTATTGGCAATTGGCTATCCGAGAAGGAAAATTGACTTTACGGGCGCAACGCTCCATTTAATTAGGCGTCGAAAGCCTCTTGAAAAGATTGTAAGCTTTGAGGAGTTTGGCAATAGACCGTAA
- a CDS encoding Lrp/AsnC ligand binding domain-containing protein, with amino-acid sequence MIWEVAEAILEIEGVRMAHAVTGQFDVAVFVEFAKVEELGRIIEKIQQINGVRRTQTLIAIPQPIRK; translated from the coding sequence ATGATTTGGGAAGTAGCTGAAGCGATATTAGAAATTGAAGGTGTTAGGATGGCGCATGCAGTTACTGGTCAATTTGACGTTGCCGTTTTCGTGGAGTTTGCCAAAGTTGAAGAACTTGGAAGGATAATTGAGAAAATTCAACAGATTAATGGTGTGCGCAGAACCCAAACTTTGATCGCTATCCCACAACCAATCCGAAAATAG
- a CDS encoding Zn-ribbon domain-containing OB-fold protein, with protein sequence MTAQPQNFTIEQFYKNICQKKLMGGKCRKCGKIHLPPRPLCDNCFSTEFEWVDLPTTGKLLTYTIIHVAPPQFQNMAPYTVGIVELENGIKLPGMIRDVPLDGIKIGMRLKMEFGGLQQTQQWPQWPRYYFKPL encoded by the coding sequence ATGACTGCTCAACCGCAAAACTTCACAATCGAGCAGTTTTATAAAAATATCTGCCAGAAAAAGCTAATGGGCGGGAAATGTCGTAAGTGTGGAAAAATTCACTTACCTCCACGGCCGCTATGTGATAATTGCTTCTCAACAGAATTTGAATGGGTTGACCTTCCAACAACCGGCAAACTTTTAACATATACAATAATTCACGTTGCACCGCCGCAATTCCAAAACATGGCTCCATATACAGTGGGTATAGTCGAGCTTGAAAATGGTATAAAACTTCCGGGAATGATTAGAGATGTACCATTAGATGGAATAAAAATAGGGATGCGTTTAAAAATGGAATTCGGGGGACTTCAGCAGACTCAACAGTGGCCCCAATGGCCGAGATACTACTTTAAGCCTCTATAA
- the ftsZ gene encoding cell division protein FtsZ codes for MEQFARLAQPSILAVGLGGAGSNIITWIKEKGIVGAKLVAVNTDANHLRITKADRRILIGANLTKGLGCGGYPELGAKALLESADRVVQEIADANIIFLVAGLGGGTGTGAITALSEEMRKRFEESPIPHLIIGVVTLPFDVETARMEIAKKGLDRLKRSCDTVVVIDNNRLVKVAGNLPFKEALGVANTTIGKFIKGITETITTASLINLDYADLRAIMQGAGLASIGVGEGTGEGRVEQAVEKALNGRLLDIEDVTKARGLLIHVSGGEDLTLFEVSHAAEIMKRSLPPKAKVIWGARVDKEMQGSVSVMAVVTGVESAFLRRREKRIGPIKIR; via the coding sequence ATTGAACAATTCGCTAGACTTGCCCAACCGTCAATTTTAGCAGTAGGTCTAGGCGGAGCGGGATCAAATATAATAACATGGATAAAGGAAAAAGGCATAGTCGGAGCCAAACTTGTAGCAGTAAACACGGACGCAAATCACTTAAGGATAACAAAAGCTGACAGAAGAATCCTAATAGGCGCAAACCTAACTAAAGGTTTAGGCTGTGGCGGATACCCTGAACTAGGAGCTAAGGCTCTACTTGAAAGCGCAGACAGAGTCGTTCAAGAAATAGCTGACGCCAACATAATATTTCTGGTTGCTGGATTAGGAGGGGGAACGGGAACAGGCGCCATAACTGCATTGTCGGAAGAGATGCGTAAAAGGTTTGAAGAGTCGCCAATTCCACACTTGATTATAGGCGTTGTTACGCTTCCCTTTGACGTTGAAACCGCCAGAATGGAAATAGCAAAGAAAGGTTTAGATAGATTAAAAAGATCATGCGACACCGTTGTTGTGATTGATAATAACCGGCTTGTTAAAGTTGCTGGAAACCTTCCCTTCAAAGAAGCTTTAGGTGTGGCAAACACCACCATTGGAAAATTCATTAAGGGCATAACCGAAACAATAACAACAGCCAGTCTAATCAACCTAGACTACGCAGATTTAAGGGCAATAATGCAGGGAGCAGGCCTTGCCTCAATAGGGGTAGGCGAAGGTACAGGAGAAGGCCGAGTGGAGCAAGCTGTCGAAAAAGCCTTGAACGGACGTCTCTTAGACATAGAAGATGTGACAAAAGCCCGTGGCTTGCTTATACATGTTTCTGGCGGCGAAGACCTAACCCTTTTCGAGGTCAGCCATGCTGCGGAAATTATGAAGCGTTCGCTACCACCAAAGGCGAAGGTAATCTGGGGCGCAAGAGTCGACAAGGAAATGCAGGGAAGCGTCTCAGTCATGGCCGTCGTAACAGGTGTAGAAAGCGCATTCTTAAGACGACGCGAAAAGCGCATAGGCCCCATCAAAATACGATAA
- a CDS encoding TldD/PmbA family protein: protein MSIDFGKLALEEAAKRGASYADIRISEILNENLTVKNGEPETTSFSQLKGFGVRVIVNGAWGFAGSVNVSKEEIKRCVKLAVDIAKASAMLKKKEVVLAAEKIYREKYATSFKKDPFKVSLEEKLKVLVEASRFLKEFSPLVNVSYAHYRGYRENKFFMSSEGAEINQQITWCGGGISAIAVKGSEVQVRSYPSAFRGDFATSGYEFFESLALLDHAKNVGEELIQLFEAKKCPSGEMDLILRGDQLALQIHESCGHPTELDRVLGTEADYAGTSFLTPEKLGKFRYGSEKVNIVADATVPFGLGTFGFDDEGIKAKKVYLIKEGIFVGYQSSRETAAQLGLKESSGGMRADSPLALPLIRMTNINLLPGDYKADEIIEDTKEGVLMITNRSWSIDDKRINFQFGTEIGWLIKNGSIERMVKNPTYMGVTPQFWGSCDAVSKDDWKMWGTPNCGKGVPGQVMYVGHGCGTARFRKVRVGLVG from the coding sequence ATGTCCATAGATTTTGGAAAATTAGCCCTAGAGGAGGCTGCTAAAAGAGGCGCGTCCTACGCTGACATCAGAATTAGCGAAATCTTAAACGAGAACTTGACGGTGAAGAATGGCGAACCTGAAACGACATCTTTTTCGCAGCTAAAAGGGTTCGGCGTAAGAGTGATTGTCAATGGCGCATGGGGGTTTGCAGGTTCGGTTAATGTATCAAAGGAGGAGATTAAACGTTGTGTCAAGCTGGCCGTAGACATTGCGAAGGCCAGTGCCATGTTAAAGAAGAAGGAGGTTGTTTTAGCAGCTGAGAAGATTTATCGTGAGAAGTATGCCACAAGTTTCAAAAAGGATCCATTCAAAGTTTCGTTGGAAGAGAAGCTTAAAGTTCTAGTTGAGGCCAGCCGCTTTTTGAAGGAGTTTTCACCGCTTGTGAATGTTTCCTATGCTCACTATCGTGGTTACCGTGAAAACAAGTTTTTCATGAGCAGCGAAGGCGCCGAGATAAACCAGCAGATAACATGGTGTGGCGGCGGAATATCCGCCATAGCTGTTAAAGGCTCAGAAGTTCAAGTAAGATCTTATCCGTCTGCTTTCCGTGGAGACTTCGCTACAAGCGGCTACGAGTTTTTCGAGTCCTTAGCCTTGTTGGATCACGCCAAAAACGTTGGAGAAGAGCTTATCCAACTTTTTGAGGCTAAAAAGTGTCCCTCCGGAGAAATGGACTTAATCTTGCGGGGCGACCAGCTGGCTCTGCAGATTCATGAAAGCTGCGGGCACCCAACGGAGCTTGACAGAGTTTTGGGAACAGAAGCCGACTATGCGGGTACAAGTTTTCTGACACCTGAAAAGCTTGGAAAATTCCGTTACGGTTCTGAAAAAGTGAATATTGTTGCAGACGCCACCGTGCCCTTTGGACTTGGAACCTTTGGCTTCGACGACGAAGGTATAAAAGCGAAAAAAGTCTACCTAATTAAGGAGGGCATTTTCGTGGGCTATCAGAGTTCAAGGGAAACTGCTGCTCAGCTTGGTCTTAAAGAGAGCAGTGGAGGCATGCGGGCTGACTCGCCTTTGGCTCTGCCGCTTATAAGAATGACAAACATCAACTTACTTCCAGGGGACTATAAGGCGGATGAGATAATTGAAGACACTAAAGAGGGCGTTTTGATGATTACGAACCGTTCATGGAGCATAGACGACAAACGTATAAACTTCCAGTTCGGCACTGAGATAGGTTGGCTAATAAAAAATGGAAGCATTGAAAGAATGGTTAAAAATCCAACATATATGGGTGTAACGCCCCAGTTCTGGGGCTCATGTGATGCTGTAAGCAAAGACGACTGGAAAATGTGGGGTACACCGAACTGCGGCAAAGGTGTACCCGGACAAGTAATGTATGTAGGGCATGGATGTGGAACAGCCCGCTTCCGGAAGGTTCGCGTTGGACTCGTGGGGTAG
- a CDS encoding SPFH domain-containing protein yields MPIIERVAWDNAGPEDIAYRFPKLTLKYGSQVIVKENQWAVFFRDGKAYDVFGPGRHTITSNNIPLLTGALKALGIIGDIFDCEVVFVSNSQFRANFGGKAYSAPSGDIKYQAEIGFYGYMLYKVEDPKLFVVEFFGNRGASTSRDVENYIRGFINERIISEFGRHDIFEVVKNADVTTDKVALKISDEAARVGLKVIDCVFEGINIPEEARRFASGLGAQAMMMQYMKETAGELKGAEGGGAAAAGLGAGVGLTMPFLMAQQLQQAQTAQAQQVVICPNCGAKNPVGMKFCGQCGSSLAPPAKIKCPKCGAENPAGMKFCGQCGSPLTQTAETTCPNCGAKNPPGMKFCGNCGAKLG; encoded by the coding sequence ATGCCAATAATTGAGCGTGTCGCATGGGATAATGCTGGACCAGAGGATATTGCTTACCGTTTTCCAAAGCTCACACTTAAATATGGAAGCCAAGTCATTGTTAAAGAAAATCAGTGGGCAGTCTTCTTCCGCGACGGAAAAGCCTATGATGTTTTTGGGCCTGGAAGACACACTATAACTAGCAACAATATTCCGCTCTTAACTGGTGCCCTGAAAGCTTTAGGGATTATAGGTGACATCTTCGACTGTGAAGTTGTCTTTGTCAGCAACAGCCAGTTCCGAGCGAACTTTGGCGGGAAAGCGTATTCCGCACCAAGTGGAGATATAAAATATCAGGCGGAAATAGGATTTTATGGTTACATGCTTTATAAGGTTGAGGATCCTAAACTTTTTGTTGTAGAGTTTTTTGGCAACCGAGGTGCAAGCACTTCTCGGGACGTGGAAAACTACATTAGAGGCTTTATTAACGAGCGAATAATAAGCGAGTTCGGCCGCCACGATATTTTTGAGGTTGTGAAAAATGCAGATGTCACCACAGATAAAGTAGCCCTGAAAATCAGCGACGAAGCCGCGAGAGTTGGCTTAAAAGTAATTGATTGTGTTTTCGAAGGCATAAACATACCCGAAGAAGCTAGGCGCTTTGCCTCTGGACTGGGCGCCCAAGCCATGATGATGCAATATATGAAAGAAACAGCAGGCGAACTAAAGGGAGCCGAGGGCGGAGGCGCAGCTGCCGCAGGCTTGGGCGCAGGCGTAGGCTTAACAATGCCTTTCTTGATGGCGCAACAGTTACAGCAAGCCCAGACAGCCCAAGCTCAGCAAGTGGTTATCTGTCCAAACTGTGGAGCCAAAAATCCTGTCGGCATGAAGTTCTGCGGGCAATGTGGCTCAAGCTTAGCGCCACCAGCAAAAATCAAATGTCCAAAGTGCGGCGCTGAAAACCCTGCTGGAATGAAGTTCTGCGGGCAATGTGGCTCGCCATTAACCCAAACCGCAGAAACCACTTGTCCAAACTGTGGCGCAAAGAATCCGCCGGGAATGAAATTCTGCGGAAACTGTGGAGCAAAACTGGGCTAG
- a CDS encoding HAD family hydrolase, which translates to MIKAVIFDLDGTIVKFNIDYKTIRAEVRSFLIKNGLPASVLSTNESIFEMLEKMEIFMRNNGKTADQIEENRRKALTIAEKYELEAAKATSLQPGIKEVLKALKDIGLKMGICTVNSQKSADYILERFGIKDFFTAVITREKVKRVKPNIEHLQATLEALKVSPKEVLVIGDSQADVKCARELNATAVGIPTGTSTLKELIDAGADYLITSVTDILDLVKQINSRNA; encoded by the coding sequence ATGATCAAGGCGGTTATCTTCGACCTAGATGGAACAATAGTAAAATTTAACATTGACTATAAAACTATAAGAGCTGAAGTTAGAAGTTTCTTAATAAAAAATGGGCTGCCTGCCTCGGTTTTATCCACAAACGAAAGTATATTTGAGATGTTGGAGAAAATGGAGATTTTTATGAGAAATAATGGTAAAACAGCAGACCAAATAGAAGAAAACCGAAGAAAAGCTTTGACAATAGCTGAAAAATACGAGTTGGAAGCTGCCAAAGCCACAAGCCTACAGCCCGGGATAAAGGAAGTTCTGAAAGCCTTAAAGGATATAGGCCTAAAGATGGGTATATGCACAGTTAACAGTCAAAAATCAGCAGATTACATATTGGAAAGATTTGGAATAAAAGATTTCTTTACAGCGGTGATTACAAGAGAAAAAGTTAAACGTGTAAAGCCTAACATAGAACACTTACAAGCAACCCTAGAAGCCTTAAAAGTAAGCCCCAAAGAAGTTTTAGTTATTGGAGACAGCCAAGCTGACGTCAAATGTGCAAGAGAGCTAAATGCCACAGCGGTAGGCATACCCACAGGCACATCAACACTAAAAGAGCTTATAGACGCAGGAGCGGATTACTTAATAACATCAGTAACGGATATACTGGACTTAGTAAAGCAAATTAATTCCAGAAACGCTTAA